A DNA window from Macadamia integrifolia cultivar HAES 741 chromosome 4, SCU_Mint_v3, whole genome shotgun sequence contains the following coding sequences:
- the LOC122076869 gene encoding heat shock 70 kDa protein, mitochondrial, with protein MATSVLLRSLKRRPSLSSQKCLAGNAKALWASSQLGHKWASLARPFSSKPAGNDVIGIDLGTTNSCVAVMEGKNAKVIENSEGARTTPSVVAFSQKGELLVGTPAKRQAVTNPTNTVFGTKRLIGRRFDDPQTQKEMKMVPYKIVKASNGDAWVEANGQQYSPSQIGAFVLTKMRETAEAYLGKTVSKAVITVPAYFNDAQRQATKDAGRIAGLDVQRIINEPTAAALSYGLNNKEGLIAVFDLGGGTFDVSILEISNGVFEVKATNGDTFLGGEDFDNTLLEYLVSEFKSSEGIDLSKDRLALQRLREAAEKAKIELSSTSQTEINLPFITADASGAKHLNITLTRSKFESLVNSLIERTRNPCKSCLKDAGVSIKEVDEVLLVGGMTRVPKVQEIVSEIFGKSPSKGVNPDEAVAMGAAIQGGILRGDVKELLLLDVTPLSLGIETLGGIFTRLINRNTTIPTKKSQVFSTAADNQTQVGVRVLQGEREMAADNKVLGEFDLVGVPPAPRGVPQIEVTFDIDANGIVTVSAKDKATGKEQQITIRSSGGLSDDEIEKMVREAEMHAQKDQERKALIDVKNDADTNIYRMEKSLDEYRDKIPAEIATEIESAVADLRSAISGDNIDEIKSKLDAANKALSKIGQHMAGSSGGSAGSQGGDQTPEAEYEETKEEAKK; from the exons CTTGCTGGTAATGCCAAGGCATTGTGGGCTTCGTCTCAGCTGGGTCATAAATGGGCTAGCTTGGCTAGACCATTCAG CTCCAAGCCTGCTGGGAATGATGTCATTGGTATCGACTTGGGGACAACCAACTCATGTGTTGCTGTTATGGAGGGAAAG AATGCAAAAGTGATTGAGAATTCTGAAGGTGCTAGAACCACACCATCTGTTGTGGCCTTCAGCCAGAAGGGTGAACTCCTTGTGGGAACTCCGGCCAAACGTCAGGCTGTGACCAATCCAACAAACACAGTTTTTGGGACCAAGCGTTTGATAGGAAGACGTTTTGATGACCCACAAACacaaaaagaaatgaagatgGTTCCATATAAGATAGTTAAGGCTTCTAATGGAGATGCATGGGTTGAAGCCAATGGGCAGCAGTATTCCCCTAGTCAGATTGGTGCATTCGTTCTCACCAAGATGAGAGAAACTGCTGAAGCTTACTTGGGGAAGACTGTCTCCAAAGCTGTAATTACTGTTCCAGCATACTTCAATGATGCGCAGAGACAGGCAACAAAGGATGCGGGGAGAATTGCTGGTTTAGATGTACAAAGAATTATTAATGAGCCAACAGCTGCCGCACTTTCTTATGGATTAAATAACAAAGAAGGTCTTATTGCAGTCTTTGATCTTGGTGGTGGAACTTTTGATGTTTCTATACTGGAAATTTCAAATGGTGTTTTTGAG GTCAAAGCGACGAATGGTGACACGTTCTTGGGTGGGGAAGATTTTGACAACACTCTGTTAGAGTATTTAGTGAGCGAGTTCAAAAGTTCAGAGGGAATTGACCTCTCAAAGGATAGGCTTGCCCTGCAGAGGCTTAGAGAAGCAGCTGAGAAGGCTAAAATTGAACTTTCATCAACATCCCAGACTGAAATTAACTTGCCATTCATTACAGCCGATGCATCTGGTGCAAAACATTTAAACATCACTTTGACGAGGTCAAAGTTTGAGAGTTTGGTGAACAGCTTGATTGAGAGGACTAGAAACCCCTGTAAGAGTTGTTTGAAGGATGCTGGCGTATCTATTAAGGAAGTCGATGAGGTTCTTCTTGTTGGGGGGATGACCCGTGTTCCTAAAGTACAAGAAATAGTTTCAGAGATTTTTGGTAAGAGTCCCAGTAAAGGGGTGAATCCCGATGAGGCAGTTGCAATGGGTGCTGCTATACAGGGTGGTATACTCCGTGGAGATGTCAAGGAGCTGCTTCTTTTGGATGTTACTCCTCTATCCCTTGGTATTGAGACTCTTGGTGGTATTTTCACCAGATTGATCAACAGAAACACAACTATTCCCACCAAAAAGAGCCAG GTTTTCTCAACAGCAGCTGACAATCAGACACAGGTGGGTGTCCGGGTGCTACAAGGTGAGCGTGAAATGGCTGCAGACAACAAGGTCCTCGGTGAGTTCGATCTTGTTGGTGTTCCACCTGCTCCAAGAGGTGTTCCCCAGATTGAAGTCACGTTTGATATCGATGCCAATGGTATTGTAACTGTCTCTGCAAAGGATAAGGCAACTGGAAAGGAACAACAGATTACAATCCGATCATCTGGTGGTCTCTCGGATGATGAGATTGAGAAGATGGTTAGGGAGGCTGAGATGCATGCCCAGAAGGACCAGGAGAGAAAAGCTTTGATTGACGTCAAGAACGATGCTGATACCAACATTTACAGAATGGAGAAGAGCTTGGATGAGTACCGTGATAAGATACCAGCAGAGATTGCAACTGAGATCGAGTCTGCGGTGGCAGACTTGAGAAGTGCAATATCTGGTGATAACATTGATGAGATCAAGTCAAAGCTCGATGCTGCAAACAAGGCCCTTTCCAAAATTGGTCAGCATATGGCTGGGTCTTCTGGAGGATCTGCCGGGTCTCAGGGTGGTGATCAAACCCCTGAGGCAGAGTATGAGGAAACGAAGGAGGAGGCGAAGAAGTag